One part of the Halobacteria archaeon AArc-dxtr1 genome encodes these proteins:
- a CDS encoding Gfo/Idh/MocA family oxidoreductase, with the protein MRVGIAGAGFMAETHADAYAEMDVEVAAVASPSGPEPFIEASGLAAEAYTDVETLCSEVDIDFLDICTPTHTHREAVEAAVEAETDLIVEKPIANNLEEAHEIEALVSEAGLTFMVGHVVRFMPSHQRARDLVIGEPGIARARRLSPFPDWGSANWFADSEKSGGIFVDLAIHDLDYLRWCWGPVERVFARQHRSEESAHGFATLRFESGAVGYVEASWAQPETRPFTVELEFAGEDGLVEFSSDGKHPYREWTGEESVVESPLARGGYRRELEHFVDCLESGTEPDVGSEEAIASLRLALAAKRSAERGESVVLAERGR; encoded by the coding sequence ATGAGGGTTGGTATCGCGGGAGCCGGCTTCATGGCCGAAACCCACGCCGACGCGTACGCCGAGATGGATGTCGAGGTCGCCGCCGTCGCCTCGCCGAGCGGACCCGAACCGTTCATCGAGGCGTCCGGGCTGGCGGCCGAGGCGTACACCGACGTCGAAACACTGTGTTCGGAGGTCGATATTGACTTCCTCGACATCTGTACGCCGACGCACACCCACCGCGAGGCCGTTGAGGCGGCCGTCGAGGCGGAGACCGACCTGATCGTAGAGAAGCCGATCGCGAACAACCTAGAGGAGGCCCACGAGATCGAGGCACTCGTCTCCGAGGCGGGGCTAACGTTCATGGTCGGACACGTGGTTCGATTCATGCCGAGCCACCAGCGCGCCCGCGACCTCGTGATTGGCGAACCGGGCATCGCCCGGGCGCGCCGGCTCAGCCCGTTCCCCGACTGGGGGTCAGCGAACTGGTTCGCCGATTCCGAGAAGAGCGGCGGCATCTTCGTCGACCTGGCAATCCACGATCTCGACTACCTGCGGTGGTGCTGGGGTCCGGTCGAGCGCGTCTTCGCCCGCCAGCACCGCAGTGAGGAGTCCGCCCACGGGTTCGCGACGCTGCGCTTCGAGAGTGGGGCCGTTGGCTACGTCGAGGCTTCGTGGGCCCAGCCCGAAACTCGGCCGTTTACCGTCGAACTCGAGTTCGCCGGCGAGGACGGACTCGTCGAGTTCTCGAGCGACGGCAAGCACCCCTACCGCGAGTGGACCGGCGAGGAGTCGGTCGTCGAGAGCCCGCTCGCTCGCGGCGGCTATCGGCGCGAACTCGAACACTTCGTCGACTGCCTCGAGTCGGGAACCGAACCCGACGTCGGGAGCGAGGAAGCGATCGCCTCGCTGCGGCTCGCACTGGCCGCGAAGCGATCGGCCGAGCGGGGAGAATCCGTCGTGCTCGCAGAGAGAGGGCGATGA
- a CDS encoding plastocyanin/azurin family copper-binding protein → MLELSGIAAAGALIAGCTDEGPGDDPEEDPADDPEDEEDPATDDPEDEEDEETDDPDEEDEEDEEDEEEEEEDEDEEEEEDEEDEDEDDEENGDAIEPGEILLDGRTPGWEGVEPEEIAGEDNPTLILEEGETYEITWENQDGVGHNIEIRDEDGEVVDDYETDVISGTGETQTLEFEASEEMVEYVCDPHQGTMVGDIEIV, encoded by the coding sequence ATGCTCGAACTGAGTGGTATCGCTGCTGCTGGCGCTCTCATCGCCGGCTGTACGGACGAAGGGCCCGGTGACGACCCGGAGGAGGATCCAGCAGACGATCCAGAAGACGAAGAGGATCCAGCAACAGACGACCCAGAGGATGAGGAGGACGAAGAAACCGATGACCCGGATGAAGAAGACGAGGAAGATGAAGAGGACGAAGAGGAAGAGGAAGAGGACGAAGACGAAGAAGAGGAAGAGGACGAGGAGGATGAGGACGAGGACGACGAAGAAAACGGTGACGCGATCGAGCCCGGCGAGATCCTACTAGACGGACGGACGCCAGGTTGGGAGGGCGTCGAGCCCGAGGAGATTGCCGGCGAGGACAATCCCACGCTGATTCTCGAAGAGGGAGAGACCTACGAGATCACCTGGGAGAACCAGGACGGCGTCGGGCACAACATCGAGATCAGAGACGAAGACGGTGAGGTCGTCGACGACTACGAAACCGACGTCATCTCAGGAACGGGTGAGACCCAAACTCTCGAGTTCGAGGCCAGCGAGGAGATGGTCGAGTACGTCTGCGATCCACACCAAGGAACGATGGTCGGTGATATCGAGATCGTCTGA
- a CDS encoding NYN domain-containing protein, with translation MSVLEHLRDRLTDSPASGSTEPTVGLFVDGPNVLRDEFDVDLDDLRVAAGEYGRVGVTRLYLDEHATPGLIQAAEARGFEVVVTSGDVDVKLAVDATALCAERSIDRLVIGSRDTDFKPVLEYAGTLGIGTVAIAPGSHGRSDALRNAADDAVTLEQ, from the coding sequence ATGTCCGTCCTCGAACACCTGCGCGATCGGCTCACCGATTCTCCAGCCAGCGGCTCAACGGAGCCAACAGTCGGACTGTTCGTCGACGGACCGAACGTCCTCCGGGACGAGTTCGACGTCGATCTGGACGATCTGCGGGTCGCTGCCGGTGAGTACGGTCGGGTCGGCGTAACGCGTCTCTATCTGGATGAACACGCGACGCCCGGACTCATCCAGGCGGCGGAGGCACGAGGATTCGAAGTCGTCGTCACTAGCGGTGACGTCGACGTCAAACTCGCGGTCGACGCGACGGCGCTCTGTGCTGAGCGATCCATCGACCGGCTGGTGATCGGTTCCCGAGATACGGACTTCAAACCCGTCCTCGAGTACGCTGGCACCCTCGGGATCGGGACTGTCGCGATTGCGCCGGGCAGCCACGGGCGCTCGGACGCGCTTCGAAACGCCGCAGACGACGCCGTGACTCTCGAGCAGTAA
- a CDS encoding PIG-L family deacetylase — protein MSDDHSLLVVGAHPDDCSIKAGGIAAKYVEAGRDVTFLSVTDGSAGHHEMGRAELAARRKRETEAVAETLGIDYEVFDIRDGLLEATLENRRRLIRFIREVEPDLVLGPRPNDYHPDHRYCAAVLQDAAYTLIVPNVCPEVPALSENPVFGYVADHFQKPAPFEPDVVLDVSDVEDRKVEALHCHESQMYEWLPYTFGELGSVPEGEAERRAWLADDGLSHLSENTEMNVADRFRDELVERYGEDAGSAVEHAEAVEISEYGAALTSELREDLFFF, from the coding sequence ATGAGCGACGATCACAGCCTCCTGGTGGTGGGCGCCCACCCCGACGACTGTTCGATCAAAGCCGGCGGTATCGCTGCGAAGTACGTCGAGGCAGGGCGGGACGTGACGTTCCTCTCGGTCACCGACGGCAGCGCCGGCCACCACGAGATGGGGCGTGCCGAACTTGCGGCTCGCCGGAAACGCGAGACCGAGGCGGTCGCCGAGACGTTAGGAATCGACTACGAGGTGTTCGATATCCGCGACGGCCTGCTGGAGGCGACTCTCGAGAACCGCCGACGGCTCATCCGGTTCATCCGCGAGGTCGAACCGGACCTCGTCCTCGGTCCACGGCCGAACGACTACCACCCCGACCACCGCTACTGCGCGGCCGTACTCCAGGACGCCGCCTACACGCTGATCGTCCCGAACGTCTGCCCCGAGGTGCCCGCCCTCTCGGAGAACCCCGTCTTCGGCTACGTCGCAGACCACTTTCAGAAGCCCGCTCCCTTCGAGCCGGACGTCGTACTGGACGTAAGCGACGTCGAAGACCGGAAGGTCGAGGCCTTACACTGCCACGAGTCCCAGATGTACGAGTGGTTGCCCTACACCTTTGGCGAGCTCGGTTCGGTACCAGAGGGCGAGGCCGAGCGACGCGCATGGCTCGCCGACGACGGTCTGAGTCACCTCTCAGAGAACACCGAGATGAACGTCGCCGATCGGTTCCGAGACGAGCTCGTCGAGCGCTACGGCGAGGATGCAGGATCGGCGGTCGAACACGCTGAAGCGGTCGAAATATCAGAGTACGGCGCGGCGCTGACCAGCGAGTTGCGCGAGGACCTGTTCTTCTTCTAA
- a CDS encoding helix-turn-helix domain-containing protein codes for MTAIADLELAAGTAGLGELFDRVPDIRCEMERVVASGERNLWLSGRDRDAVEAALDRSDRIVDWTHLCERDDRRLYSVAFDGETVDIFDQVVDAGGTVLRATATDGSWQLRARFSERERVSDLYESLRAAETRPRIVRLVDLDTAVSSRAGLTPQQHETLVAAIDHGYFEIPRETSMQELSDELGISHQALSERLRRAYRSIVAAELDVTDDRRSTPSMPSD; via the coding sequence ATGACTGCAATCGCAGATCTCGAACTTGCGGCGGGGACGGCGGGACTCGGCGAACTCTTTGACCGAGTGCCGGACATCAGATGCGAGATGGAACGCGTCGTCGCTTCCGGGGAACGGAATCTCTGGCTGTCGGGTCGAGATCGAGACGCGGTCGAAGCGGCGCTCGACCGGTCCGACCGGATTGTCGACTGGACCCACCTCTGTGAGCGAGACGATCGCCGACTGTACAGCGTCGCATTCGACGGCGAAACCGTCGACATCTTCGATCAGGTCGTCGACGCTGGCGGAACTGTCCTCCGAGCGACGGCCACTGACGGATCGTGGCAACTTCGGGCCAGGTTCAGCGAACGGGAACGAGTCAGCGATCTCTACGAGAGTCTTCGTGCCGCCGAAACACGACCGCGAATCGTCCGTCTGGTCGATCTCGATACGGCGGTCTCTTCGCGCGCCGGGCTGACGCCCCAGCAACACGAGACGCTCGTGGCCGCGATCGACCACGGCTACTTCGAGATCCCGCGGGAGACGTCGATGCAAGAGCTCTCCGATGAGCTCGGAATCTCCCACCAGGCCCTCTCAGAGCGTCTCAGGCGGGCGTATCGATCGATCGTCGCTGCCGAGCTGGACGTGACCGACGATCGACGCTCCACGCCGTCGATGCCGTCGGACTGA